The following coding sequences lie in one Candidatus Paceibacterota bacterium genomic window:
- the secA gene encoding preprotein translocase subunit SecA, with product MSIFEKIFGDPNEKEIKKIRPIIDKINALEGKFQGLSGDELKSETSKFKERVQKGETLDDLLPEAFAVVRESAKRTLGQRHYDVQLIGGIVLHQGKISEMKTGEGKTLVSTLPIYLNALSGKGVHLVTVNDYLAKRDANWMGPIYNFLGLSVGVIQHDHSYIFDPKSAPDRNEVTVEMENLREITRKEAYSCDITYGTNNEFGFDYLRDNMAVSERQMVQRDLNYAIVDEVDSILIDEARTPLIISAPDTDSNEMYNTFSKIVPKLQKESDYTVDEKMRAVSLTDEGVEKVEKILGMQNIYNEGGITFVHHLEQAVKAEILFKRDKDYVVKDGEVIIVDEFTGRLMPGRRFSEGLHQAIEAKENVQVQKESRTLATITFQNYFRLYEKLAGMTGTAITNAEEFSKVYELDVIAIPTNKSLIRRDLNDSIYKTEHGKFTALIREIKERHEKGQPVLVGTISIEKSEVLSEMLKREGIVHEVLNAKYHEKEALIISKAGQRGAVTIATNMAGRGTDIKLGEGVDKLGGLCILGTERHEARRIDNQLRGRSGRQGESGETRFFVSMEDYLMRVFGSDKMKNLMDKLGMEEDMPIENPLISKSIEGAQKKIEGFNFDYRKHTLDYDDVMNKQREAIYKKRREILKVSKALDEGNASPQDAPKPVNKENNPELLEMKEKVLEMFENYSEDIVSIHSAEERSGWDVSGIAEAVGKMVPTDKKIESDLKELIVSERSNEEVRSLATDMVFNALSDAYNKREEEIGYVTMRQIEKMVLLRSMDMLWMDHLDSMESLKAGIGLRGYGQRDPLVEYKKESYRMFQSLLGAIEENVISTIFKIQVAKKITSPMESKNIRTSGGGEEGKVFAPITNKNSVGRNDPCPCGAKKPDGSSIKYKHCHGKNAS from the coding sequence ATGTCAATTTTCGAGAAGATATTCGGAGATCCGAACGAGAAAGAGATAAAAAAGATCAGGCCGATCATAGACAAGATCAATGCGCTGGAAGGAAAATTTCAGGGGCTTTCCGGCGATGAGCTGAAGAGCGAGACTTCAAAGTTCAAGGAAAGGGTCCAAAAAGGGGAGACTTTGGACGATCTGCTTCCGGAAGCTTTTGCTGTGGTTCGCGAATCCGCCAAAAGGACTCTGGGCCAAAGGCATTATGATGTTCAGCTTATCGGAGGGATCGTCCTCCATCAGGGAAAGATCTCCGAGATGAAAACCGGAGAAGGAAAGACCCTTGTTTCGACGCTTCCTATCTATCTTAATGCTCTTTCGGGGAAGGGAGTCCACCTGGTCACCGTCAATGACTATCTTGCCAAGCGTGATGCCAACTGGATGGGGCCCATATATAATTTTTTGGGACTTAGCGTTGGAGTGATCCAGCACGACCACTCATATATTTTCGATCCGAAATCCGCGCCGGACAGGAATGAAGTTACGGTCGAGATGGAAAATCTCCGCGAAATAACGAGAAAAGAAGCGTATTCTTGCGATATAACCTATGGAACGAACAATGAATTCGGTTTCGATTATTTGCGTGACAATATGGCCGTGAGCGAAAGGCAGATGGTCCAAAGGGATCTTAATTATGCCATCGTTGACGAAGTGGACAGCATTCTGATCGACGAGGCCAGGACTCCGCTTATCATTTCGGCGCCGGACACGGATTCCAATGAGATGTACAATACTTTTTCCAAGATCGTCCCGAAGCTGCAGAAAGAAAGCGACTATACCGTCGATGAAAAAATGAGGGCGGTGAGCCTTACGGACGAGGGGGTTGAGAAAGTTGAAAAGATCCTTGGTATGCAGAACATATACAATGAAGGCGGGATCACATTCGTTCATCACCTGGAACAGGCGGTTAAGGCCGAGATACTTTTTAAAAGAGACAAGGATTATGTGGTGAAGGACGGAGAAGTTATCATTGTGGACGAATTCACAGGGCGCCTGATGCCCGGAAGAAGGTTCAGCGAAGGGCTTCATCAGGCCATTGAGGCAAAGGAGAACGTCCAGGTGCAGAAAGAAAGCAGGACGCTCGCAACCATAACCTTCCAGAATTATTTCAGGCTCTATGAAAAACTTGCCGGAATGACCGGAACCGCCATTACGAACGCGGAAGAATTCTCGAAGGTTTACGAGCTCGATGTCATAGCCATTCCTACGAACAAATCTTTGATAAGAAGAGATCTTAATGATTCCATATACAAAACTGAACATGGTAAATTCACGGCCCTTATACGCGAGATCAAGGAGCGTCATGAAAAAGGGCAGCCGGTCCTTGTCGGAACGATCTCGATCGAGAAGTCGGAAGTCTTGAGTGAAATGCTGAAACGGGAGGGCATTGTTCACGAGGTGCTCAACGCCAAATATCACGAGAAAGAGGCTCTTATAATCTCAAAGGCGGGCCAGAGAGGCGCAGTCACGATTGCGACCAATATGGCGGGACGAGGAACGGATATAAAGCTCGGAGAAGGAGTCGATAAGCTCGGAGGCCTCTGTATTCTTGGTACCGAGAGGCATGAGGCGCGAAGAATTGACAATCAGCTCCGAGGAAGATCCGGACGCCAGGGGGAGTCGGGTGAAACGAGATTCTTTGTCTCAATGGAAGACTATCTCATGCGGGTATTCGGTTCGGATAAGATGAAAAATCTTATGGACAAGCTTGGCATGGAAGAAGATATGCCGATCGAAAATCCGCTGATCTCAAAATCGATCGAGGGTGCGCAAAAGAAGATCGAAGGATTTAATTTTGACTATCGAAAGCACACTTTGGATTATGATGATGTGATGAATAAGCAGAGGGAGGCTATTTACAAAAAAAGAAGAGAGATCCTGAAAGTCTCGAAAGCGCTTGATGAGGGCAACGCTTCCCCCCAAGATGCGCCAAAGCCGGTGAATAAAGAAAATAATCCCGAACTTTTGGAAATGAAAGAGAAAGTCCTGGAAATGTTTGAGAATTATTCTGAGGATATCGTTTCCATCCACAGCGCGGAAGAGAGAAGCGGGTGGGATGTTTCGGGGATCGCTGAAGCTGTTGGCAAGATGGTTCCGACGGATAAGAAGATTGAAAGCGATCTGAAGGAATTAATTGTGTCGGAAAGATCCAATGAGGAGGTGAGGAGTCTTGCCACTGATATGGTTTTCAATGCCCTGTCAGACGCCTACAACAAGCGCGAAGAAGAGATCGGCTATGTGACAATGAGGCAGATCGAAAAAATGGTACTTCTTAGGAGCATGGACATGCTGTGGATGGATCATCTTGATTCAATGGAGAGCCTCAAGGCGGGGATCGGACTTAGGGGATATGGCCAAAGAGATCCCCTTGTCGAATATAAGAAAGAAAGCTATAGGATGTTCCAATCTCTTCTCGGGGCCATAGAGGAGAATGTCATCAGCACTATTTTCAAGATCCAGGTGGCAAAAAAGATCACATCTCCAATGGAGAGCAAGAATATCAGGACCAGTGGGGGAGGCGAGGAGGGGAAGGTGTTCGCTCCCATAACGAACAAGAACAGTGTCGGCAGGAATGATCCATGTCCGTGCGGAGCGAAGAAGCCCGACGGTAGTTCCATAAAATACAAGCATTGTCACGGGAAGAATGCTTCATAA
- the raiA gene encoding ribosome-associated translation inhibitor RaiA: MNIIIKSTNLELHDDLRAYVNEKIGGLKKFIENGYVDPSSVTARVELARTTRHHQQGDVYMAEVNLELPKKMFRSVVESDDIYKSIDDVKDELKDAINSYKDERNTKIRAGARIIKRLKRLSPLAWAKGEFSKFKFRRKKN; the protein is encoded by the coding sequence ATGAACATAATCATAAAAAGCACGAATCTGGAACTTCATGATGATCTCAGGGCTTATGTCAATGAAAAGATCGGCGGACTGAAAAAGTTCATTGAGAACGGTTATGTCGATCCCAGCAGCGTCACTGCAAGAGTGGAGCTTGCAAGAACAACAAGGCATCATCAGCAAGGCGATGTCTATATGGCCGAGGTGAACCTGGAACTTCCGAAGAAGATGTTTAGAAGCGTCGTTGAGAGCGATGATATCTACAAATCCATAGATGACGTAAAAGATGAATTGAAAGATGCGATAAACAGCTATAAAGACGAAAGAAACACGAAGATCAGGGCGGGAGCGAGGATAATCAAAAGACTGAAAAGGCTTTCTCCTCTTGCATGGGCGAAAGGGGAATTCAGCAAGTTCAAATTCAGAAGGAAAAAGAATTGA
- a CDS encoding BPSL0067 family protein: MNRKGSRKIFVAILLLVAMAVASVPVQAAYELRATNENYKWLWAFNNIYGSSAWASYGSSGNSYLLKYDYGIVLSTYGSGKQSVNVGTIKTIKIGDGQCVAFAKAMSNTNSISTPNWIRGNKVMDGGVLPGTIIATFNSGGQYYGHVAVFDTYHFENNVLKGINVWDQNYVYGNVVGRHRILSKTSSDVNDANSYYVVKLS; encoded by the coding sequence ATGAATAGAAAAGGATCGAGAAAAATATTTGTTGCGATACTGCTTTTGGTAGCTATGGCAGTAGCAAGTGTGCCAGTTCAAGCAGCATATGAATTGAGAGCTACAAATGAAAATTATAAGTGGCTATGGGCATTTAATAATATATATGGTAGCAGCGCCTGGGCTTCTTATGGTAGCAGCGGCAATTCTTATTTGCTGAAATACGATTATGGAATTGTTCTTAGCACATATGGCAGCGGTAAACAATCTGTCAATGTTGGAACCATAAAAACCATTAAAATAGGAGATGGACAATGCGTGGCATTTGCTAAGGCAATGAGTAATACAAATAGCATTTCAACGCCAAACTGGATACGTGGTAATAAAGTAATGGATGGCGGGGTTTTGCCGGGAACAATCATTGCAACATTCAATTCAGGCGGTCAATACTATGGACATGTGGCAGTTTTTGACACCTATCATTTCGAGAATAATGTTCTCAAGGGAATAAATGTGTGGGATCAGAATTATGTCTATGGAAATGTGGTTGGCAGGCATAGAATACTTTCAAAAACTTCGTCTGACGTAAACGATGCAAATAGCTACTATGTGGTAAAACTGTCATAA
- a CDS encoding MFS transporter, translated as MLGILENHHSFRSWLPKMERVTFDVSMVHFLLMFGYKLFSLYYPLFLVSIGLSLVDIGGVYLITYSSIAFFSLVINHYIHKFDPVLIAVGGISGYGIFSCMMLVGQNIFIFYAAQIVLGFSAAAWMISLKLMLMESGPEKCGSGFCWFYSMPHYAAAIAPAIGGLIIWKFGFVGVFSASVLVHLVNALYAYFRLSADSGLLKKGSLPRKGQNMDRSRLAGALKILSHEKYISILATSLFSALMLVGMYRAFLVIFLESVSHEKETIIQIISIASIIYLPVSFFTVKIINKLKTYEVVHKGIMIEGAVSIFLAVFSSILNFFGILAVLIADSFGVLLADVGTSSLLSRKLKDHHEEASTIDTIISTFFPAIGSLAGGIMISMVGYQNTFMYMGLVVFISASISFFCFSRK; from the coding sequence ATGCTGGGAATATTGGAAAACCATCACAGTTTCCGCTCGTGGCTTCCGAAAATGGAAAGAGTCACTTTCGATGTGTCCATGGTGCACTTCCTTCTGATGTTCGGATATAAATTGTTCTCTCTTTATTATCCGCTTTTTCTGGTGTCCATCGGCTTATCGCTTGTCGATATCGGCGGAGTTTATCTTATCACCTATTCCTCCATCGCTTTTTTCTCATTGGTCATAAATCATTATATACACAAGTTCGATCCGGTGCTGATCGCGGTTGGCGGAATATCGGGATATGGCATTTTTTCATGCATGATGCTTGTCGGCCAGAACATATTCATTTTTTATGCGGCGCAGATCGTTCTCGGATTTTCGGCGGCGGCCTGGATGATCTCCCTGAAGCTTATGCTTATGGAATCCGGGCCGGAAAAGTGCGGCAGCGGATTTTGCTGGTTCTATTCTATGCCGCATTATGCGGCCGCAATAGCTCCGGCGATAGGCGGCCTGATCATCTGGAAGTTCGGTTTTGTCGGAGTTTTTTCGGCGAGCGTCCTGGTTCATCTTGTGAATGCGCTTTATGCTTATTTCAGGCTTAGCGCAGATTCAGGACTATTGAAGAAAGGAAGTCTCCCGCGGAAAGGACAAAACATGGACAGAAGCAGGCTGGCCGGTGCGCTGAAGATATTGAGCCATGAAAAATATATATCGATCCTCGCGACATCTCTTTTCTCCGCCCTGATGCTTGTAGGAATGTACCGGGCATTTCTGGTGATTTTTCTTGAAAGTGTTTCTCATGAGAAGGAGACTATAATTCAGATCATTTCCATCGCCTCGATCATTTATCTTCCGGTTTCCTTTTTTACGGTGAAAATTATCAACAAATTAAAGACCTATGAGGTCGTGCATAAAGGCATTATGATCGAGGGGGCGGTGTCGATCTTTTTGGCGGTATTTTCTTCCATACTTAATTTTTTCGGGATCTTGGCGGTTTTGATCGCGGATTCATTCGGCGTCCTCTTGGCTGATGTCGGAACGAGTTCTCTGCTTTCCCGGAAGCTTAAGGATCATCACGAGGAGGCGTCGACGATCGACACAATCATCTCGACTTTTTTTCCCGCCATCGGTTCACTTGCGGGCGGGATCATGATCTCGATGGTCGGATATCAGAACACATTCATGTATATGGGACTGGTCGTGTTCATCTCGGCTTCCATTTCCTTTTTCTGTTTTTCGCGGAAATAG